The stretch of DNA ATTCTCCCAAAGGAAGCTCTCTCTATCACAACTTCAGCATCAGCTGATTTGGCTCCAGAAGACAGCTCCAAAGCATTCTCAGTATGCTCTTCCTTAACTGTTTGCTTCATTACAGGGTCATTAGAATTGCCCTTCTCAGGGTGCTCAGTTTTAGCACACTCCTTTGCTGCATCTTGTTCAGTACTCAAGCCTGCTTCCAGTTTTGTACCATTAGTTTCAAATGATTGAGTTTCAAGAACAGTGGCATCCTTGTCAGCATTGctttgggaagttatggtgacTTCTGCACTATTTTCAGGCTTCACAGATGAGGGGTCAGGTTGGCTTTCATGCACTACATGTTTCTTTTGATCTGTAGAAATTTGAAGCTGGTTGTTCACAGAGTTTGCATAGCTTTGACTAATTGGTGGTTGGTTTAAACCATGTTGCATTGTGCGAACTGAAGGTGCAATACCAGACCCACTAGGAGCAAGGGGCACTGGCTGAAGCTGCAACCCTTGATTTTGCATTACTGATCTTCCAAAATAATTTTGCGGTGGTTGTGGATGCATACCAGGCCCTAAAGCAACATTTGGCTGTGACTGGACAGAAGCATGAGAACTTTGAGGTACAATATGAGGAGGACCAGGTGGATGTAAGTGAGACTGTTGCTGCTGCCCATAGGGACCTTGCTTGTGTGAATGGCTTGGGAATGGACCAGCAAAAGGCTGCTGAGGTACCAGTTGTTGAATTGCCTGAGGAGGACGTGACTGAATTGGAGCGCCTGGATGTTGAGTATTAGGGTAAAGATGGGATTGCTGAGGAAGAACTTGACCTTGAGGAGGCAACATACCCTGTTGTTGATTGGCATTTGGAGCAGGTGGAGGGTGCATCATTGGCCGTTGCTGCAGAATCTGACCTTGGGCTTGAACCGAAGGGAAAGACCCACTAGCCACAGCCCCCACTGGCATTTGATGTGCAGGTTGAGGTTGTGGGTAGGACTGGTGTCCTGTGACAGGATGAGGTGTAGGATGTAGGGTCTGAGGCTGGACATTGGGAACTGCAGGCTGGCTGGACTGAGGAGGGCGCATGCTTAGTTGTGGTTGGACTTGTGAATGTGGTTGGGGTAAGACTGGAGGCTGGGCATTATGCATTTGTGCAGAAGGCTGCTGATAATGAGAGACATGCATATGTTGTGGATGTGGCTGCACAGAGTAGGGCTGAGGAGGCTGACCATGAACAGGTGGATAAGACTGTGATGGAACTTGGGCTTGAGATTGTACAGGAGATTGAAATTGTTGTTGTGGGTTCATTTGACTTTGGTTCTGATGCTGTGTAGCTGACGGTTGAATGTGTGGATGTGGTTGGACCTGCACTTGTGTTGGAACTTGGGCTTGAGGCTGAGATTGAGCCGGCAGTTGAGGTTGTGCCTGGGAATGAGGCTGAGATTGTGCCTGGGAATGAGGCTGAGATTGTGCCTGGGACTGAGCCTGAGGTTGGGTATAAACTTGAGGCTGGGGTTGCCCTTGCACATGCGACGGGTGTTGCTGATATTGTTGCATGCCTTGTTGATAAGGATAGTACTGTTGATAAGAATGCTGATAAGGGTCATATCCAGCATACTGCTGATAGTATTGCTGGTACTGTTGTTGGTACCACTGTTCAGGAGTTGCCACAGCAGCTGGAGCCTGAGAGTTGGTATTAGCTTGCTGATTGAGATCTTGCCCAGGAAGCTGAGGAGCAGCAGTAGTTTGTGGATTTTGAACCTGAGAAGCTAATGGTCCAGGTTGAGCAGATTGTCGATTCTGGTCAGCACCTGCAGTACTAGTAGCTGGTGCTCCAGACTGAGAGTTAGAATTAACTTCTGCTGTCTGTTGCGCTTGATATACACCCTGCAGATTTCAAATTAGAACATATAACTAATCCTTCACAAAAGATTATGTGAGCATATGAAAAAATGTGCCTTACTATACTTACAGGACAACTCTGAGCATGCTCATGCACTTGTCGATGCACAATTTGCACTCCACATCTGTTGCAGATAACTGGTGAATTCCCAAAAGCACACCCTGAACAATGAGAGGTACACTCAGATAAAACGCCCTCCCATGTGCATCCACTTTTATGAAAGAGACAGCGCACTTTGACTTTGCCTATGCTCTCAGCAAGTGTCTTGTTTGATTCAATAAGAGGCTGCCAttataaggaaatattttagaatGTCCAAGGGGAACAGCAGGGATTTTGCCAGAGAGAGACGAGGATATTGGCAGAATAACCTAACCTTGGAATCTGCTTCAAGCACTAAGTACCCATCATATGGACAGGCCTTGCTCCCGTTAGAAACAAGTGGCAAACAAGCTTTGCAATAGAGATGAGTGCATTGTGTTTGTAGTGCTTCATTTGGGTAGACAAGAGTTCGGCAAACTGGACAAAAATACTCCCCAGGATAAGTATGGATGTCAATTATGCATTCAATATCAAAGCCCATGTCAGTTCAGGAGTCTGTTCCCAAGACACATCCAAGTGTATGGCTAGGATTTATAAGTGGCTACTGAACTGCAAAGTGAAACCTGAAAATGAAACACCATTAAAATCACATGAAAATAACAAGAAGATCCAGCTAGAGAATTAAGGGCATAGTTGACAAACAGTTGAGTTGCACACACTGAATCATAGAAAAACCTtcataaattcaaattattCCATATTCATCTGAACCTCACTTAGAAAGAGAGGTAGCAAAACATCAAAAGTTAACTGCAGCCCCATAAATTACAAGGGAACAACACATTAATTTTGTGATAAAGTATGCTATACTGTAAAGTATAGTTCATTGATTGACTAGGGAATCACACAGTAGACTAGAAAGTTTCTGAACTTCCAAACTTCCATGccaattttgaataaaatgtcaGTGCCTGAGCTCTAGGACTACCAAGGAAAACATCTGAAATGATCATAAAACTGCAATTTTTTTCATCCTTGCTTCTGTAGTCATTCCAAGTGCACGCCTATACAAGTTAGATATCATCATTGCTTAAGAATTTAGCCACAACAAATCAGATTAATAGTCTCCCTTGCAATTTACCCTTTTAAAATGGGCATAGGATAATAGAAGTCACTAGTCACCAGGACA from Ipomoea triloba cultivar NCNSP0323 chromosome 7, ASM357664v1 encodes:
- the LOC116024684 gene encoding atrophin-1-like → MGFDIECIIDIHTYPGEYFCPVCRTLVYPNEALQTQCTHLYCKACLPLVSNGSKACPYDGYLVLEADSKPLIESNKTLAESIGKVKVRCLFHKSGCTWEGVLSECTSHCSGCAFGNSPVICNRCGVQIVHRQVHEHAQSCPGVYQAQQTAEVNSNSQSGAPATSTAGADQNRQSAQPGPLASQVQNPQTTAAPQLPGQDLNQQANTNSQAPAAVATPEQWYQQQYQQYYQQYAGYDPYQHSYQQYYPYQQGMQQYQQHPSHVQGQPQPQVYTQPQAQSQAQSQPHSQAQSQPHSQAQPQLPAQSQPQAQVPTQVQVQPHPHIQPSATQHQNQSQMNPQQQFQSPVQSQAQVPSQSYPPVHGQPPQPYSVQPHPQHMHVSHYQQPSAQMHNAQPPVLPQPHSQVQPQLSMRPPQSSQPAVPNVQPQTLHPTPHPVTGHQSYPQPQPAHQMPVGAVASGSFPSVQAQGQILQQRPMMHPPPAPNANQQQGMLPPQGQVLPQQSHLYPNTQHPGAPIQSRPPQAIQQLVPQQPFAGPFPSHSHKQGPYGQQQQSHLHPPGPPHIVPQSSHASVQSQPNVALGPGMHPQPPQNYFGRSVMQNQGLQLQPVPLAPSGSGIAPSVRTMQHGLNQPPISQSYANSVNNQLQISTDQKKHVVHESQPDPSSVKPENSAEVTITSQSNADKDATVLETQSFETNGTKLEAGLSTEQDAAKECAKTEHPEKGNSNDPVMKQTVKEEHTENALELSSGAKSADAEVVIERASFGRMPGHFPLSRGIDAQSNTSQGFPLNALPSGSTEIRDGMGRASLTGPEGHFGPQHAPLNVPEGHFGQQHMSNPMEAEMFQNRRMNGFDRGLPYHTEASRDERLKVTGGEHPGTLPVEPRWPIDQGSLDKVPRGFGYDGNVVAPSRLPSSYHPPGAPYINNTAEREVRHGLLNDERRNADFVHRHSDFMGPGPGFGPRHMDRLTPRSPDREFFGIPPRGYLPRGRAGFDDVDGREAQTFAGGSRPFGLPTNPVSNSFHDDRFHALHCHPQGDAINEHVAGGPPHNHFRGGELFGNDVPSHLRMVDPLGPRNLPSHLHVGEPAGFSPFPGPGNLSHLPFRESFGGNKPGMPRLGEPGFRSRYSLHRVSNEGTYMGDVDSFDRSRKRASLSMGWCRICKVDCETVEGLDMHSQTREHQNMAMDMVRNIKEQNRKRQKNRAAVEEGGKKRNAAFEGCGNKP